The following coding sequences are from one Lolium rigidum isolate FL_2022 chromosome 6, APGP_CSIRO_Lrig_0.1, whole genome shotgun sequence window:
- the LOC124661213 gene encoding glycerol-3-phosphate dehydrogenase [NAD(+)]-like isoform X2 translates to MKNGHAEKHRVAVIGSGNWGSVASRLIASNTAKLPAFHDEVRMWVFEETLPTGEKLSESINQAHENCKYLPGIKLGTNVIAVPDLESAVKDADMLVFVTPHQFVEGICKKLVGKLRPGAEAISLIKGMEVKMEGPCMISKLITDTLGINCCVLMGANIANEIAVEKFSEATIGYREDKHAANRWAKLFSTSYFLVAVVEDIEGVELCGTLKNVVAIAAGLVDGLDMGNNTKAAIMRIGLREMRAFSKLLFPSVRDNTFFESCVGGRNRRVAEAFARNGGKRSFDELEAEMLHGQKLQGVSTAREVYEVLTYHGWQELFPLLSTVHEICIGQLPPTSIVEYSEHTPNLSLIGGSTPCY, encoded by the exons ATGAAGAATGGGCACGCCGAAAAGCACCGGGTGGCCGTCATCGGCAGCGGCAACTGGGGCAGCGTCGCCTCCCGCCTCATCGCCTCCAACACCGCCAAACTGCCCGCCTTCCATG ATGAAGTAAGGATGTGGGTGTTTGAAGAAACATTGCCGACGGGTGAGAAGCTATCTGAGTCCATTAACCAGGCGCAT GAGAACTGCAAATACTTGCCTGGTATAAAGCTTGGAACTAATGTCATTGCCGTCCCTGACTTGGAGAGTGCAG TCAAAGACGCAGATATGCTGGTTTTTGTGACCCCCCATCAGTTTGTGGAGGGTATATGTAAGAAGCTTGTGGGCAAATTAAGACCCGGAGCAGAGGCTATATCTCTCATCAAGGGCATGGAGGTAAAGATGGAAGGACCATGCATGATATCAAAATTAATTACTGATACACTTGGAATCAATTGTTGCGTCCTCATGGGTGCTAACATTGCAAATGAG ATTGCTGTTGAGAAGTTCAGTGAAGCAACAATTGGATATCGGGAAGATAAACATGCAGCGAATCGTTGGGCTAAACTTTTCTCCACTTCTTACTTCTTGGTTGCTGTT GTAGAAGATATCGAGGGAGTAGAACTATGTGGGACACTGAAAAATGTTGTGGCCATTGCAGCAG GCCTTGTCGATGGCTTGGATATGGGAAACAACACCAAG GCTGCAATAATGAGGATTGGTTTGCGGGAAATGCGTGCTTTCTCTAAGCTTCTGTTCCCTTCAGTCAGAGACAACACTTTCTTTGAGAGCTGTG TTGGTGGCAGAAACAGGAGAGTGGCAGAAGCCTTTGCAAGAAACGGCGGCAAAAG GTCTTTTGATGAGctagaggcagagatgttgcatgGACAGAAACTCCAG GGGGTATCTACTGCAAGAGAGGTCTATGAAGTATTGACTTATCATGGGTGGCAGGAGCTGTTTCCGCTTTTATCAACTGTGCATGAGATCTGTATCGGACAACTGCCTCCTACATCGATAGTTGAATACAGTGAGCACACACCCAACCTCTCCCTCATCGGTGGTTCTACTCCATGTTACTGA
- the LOC124661213 gene encoding glycerol-3-phosphate dehydrogenase [NAD(+)]-like isoform X1, giving the protein MKNGHAEKHRVAVIGSGNWGSVASRLIASNTAKLPAFHDEVRMWVFEETLPTGEKLSESINQAHENCKYLPGIKLGTNVIAVPDLESAVKDADMLVFVTPHQFVEGICKKLVGKLRPGAEAISLIKGMEVKMEGPCMISKLITDTLGINCCVLMGANIANEIAVEKFSEATIGYREDKHAANRWAKLFSTSYFLVAVVEDIEGVELCGTLKNVVAIAAGLVDGLDMGNNTKAAIMRIGLREMRAFSKLLFPSVRDNTFFESCGVADLITTCLGGRNRRVAEAFARNGGKRSFDELEAEMLHGQKLQGVSTAREVYEVLTYHGWQELFPLLSTVHEICIGQLPPTSIVEYSEHTPNLSLIGGSTPCY; this is encoded by the exons ATGAAGAATGGGCACGCCGAAAAGCACCGGGTGGCCGTCATCGGCAGCGGCAACTGGGGCAGCGTCGCCTCCCGCCTCATCGCCTCCAACACCGCCAAACTGCCCGCCTTCCATG ATGAAGTAAGGATGTGGGTGTTTGAAGAAACATTGCCGACGGGTGAGAAGCTATCTGAGTCCATTAACCAGGCGCAT GAGAACTGCAAATACTTGCCTGGTATAAAGCTTGGAACTAATGTCATTGCCGTCCCTGACTTGGAGAGTGCAG TCAAAGACGCAGATATGCTGGTTTTTGTGACCCCCCATCAGTTTGTGGAGGGTATATGTAAGAAGCTTGTGGGCAAATTAAGACCCGGAGCAGAGGCTATATCTCTCATCAAGGGCATGGAGGTAAAGATGGAAGGACCATGCATGATATCAAAATTAATTACTGATACACTTGGAATCAATTGTTGCGTCCTCATGGGTGCTAACATTGCAAATGAG ATTGCTGTTGAGAAGTTCAGTGAAGCAACAATTGGATATCGGGAAGATAAACATGCAGCGAATCGTTGGGCTAAACTTTTCTCCACTTCTTACTTCTTGGTTGCTGTT GTAGAAGATATCGAGGGAGTAGAACTATGTGGGACACTGAAAAATGTTGTGGCCATTGCAGCAG GCCTTGTCGATGGCTTGGATATGGGAAACAACACCAAG GCTGCAATAATGAGGATTGGTTTGCGGGAAATGCGTGCTTTCTCTAAGCTTCTGTTCCCTTCAGTCAGAGACAACACTTTCTTTGAGAGCTGTGGTGTGGCTGACCTTATAACTACATGTC TTGGTGGCAGAAACAGGAGAGTGGCAGAAGCCTTTGCAAGAAACGGCGGCAAAAG GTCTTTTGATGAGctagaggcagagatgttgcatgGACAGAAACTCCAG GGGGTATCTACTGCAAGAGAGGTCTATGAAGTATTGACTTATCATGGGTGGCAGGAGCTGTTTCCGCTTTTATCAACTGTGCATGAGATCTGTATCGGACAACTGCCTCCTACATCGATAGTTGAATACAGTGAGCACACACCCAACCTCTCCCTCATCGGTGGTTCTACTCCATGTTACTGA
- the LOC124661213 gene encoding glycerol-3-phosphate dehydrogenase [NAD(+)]-like isoform X3, with the protein MKNGHAEKHRVAVIGSGNWGSVASRLIASNTAKLPAFHDEVRMWVFEETLPTGEKLSESINQAHENCKYLPGIKLGTNVIAVPDLESAVKDADMLVFVTPHQFVEGICKKLVGKLRPGAEAISLIKGMEVKMEGPCMISKLITDTLGINCCVLMGANIANEIAVEKFSEATIGYREDKHAANRWAKLFSTSYFLVAVVEDIEGVELCGTLKNVVAIAAGLVDGLDMGNNTKAAIMRIGLREMRAFSKLLFPSVRDNTFFESCGVADLITTCPFHGSWWQKQESGRSLCKKRRQKVF; encoded by the exons ATGAAGAATGGGCACGCCGAAAAGCACCGGGTGGCCGTCATCGGCAGCGGCAACTGGGGCAGCGTCGCCTCCCGCCTCATCGCCTCCAACACCGCCAAACTGCCCGCCTTCCATG ATGAAGTAAGGATGTGGGTGTTTGAAGAAACATTGCCGACGGGTGAGAAGCTATCTGAGTCCATTAACCAGGCGCAT GAGAACTGCAAATACTTGCCTGGTATAAAGCTTGGAACTAATGTCATTGCCGTCCCTGACTTGGAGAGTGCAG TCAAAGACGCAGATATGCTGGTTTTTGTGACCCCCCATCAGTTTGTGGAGGGTATATGTAAGAAGCTTGTGGGCAAATTAAGACCCGGAGCAGAGGCTATATCTCTCATCAAGGGCATGGAGGTAAAGATGGAAGGACCATGCATGATATCAAAATTAATTACTGATACACTTGGAATCAATTGTTGCGTCCTCATGGGTGCTAACATTGCAAATGAG ATTGCTGTTGAGAAGTTCAGTGAAGCAACAATTGGATATCGGGAAGATAAACATGCAGCGAATCGTTGGGCTAAACTTTTCTCCACTTCTTACTTCTTGGTTGCTGTT GTAGAAGATATCGAGGGAGTAGAACTATGTGGGACACTGAAAAATGTTGTGGCCATTGCAGCAG GCCTTGTCGATGGCTTGGATATGGGAAACAACACCAAG GCTGCAATAATGAGGATTGGTTTGCGGGAAATGCGTGCTTTCTCTAAGCTTCTGTTCCCTTCAGTCAGAGACAACACTTTCTTTGAGAGCTGTGGTGTGGCTGACCTTATAACTACATGTC CGTTCCATGGCAGTTGGTGGCAGAAACAGGAGAGTGGCAGAAGCCTTTGCAAGAAACGGCGGCAAAAG GTCTTTTGA